In Mongoliitalea daihaiensis, one DNA window encodes the following:
- the ppk2 gene encoding polyphosphate kinase 2, producing the protein MFKLKHLEKVQTRKELIALAKAEGINLKSTLRKLAYEEELKELQAELALLLQHIIKNQMRVAVIFEGRDAAGKGGSIKRFVQHLNPHASGVVALTKPTEIERGQWYFQRYIEVLPNRGEIKFFDRSWYNRAVVEPVMGFCTPEQYPIFMAEVPSFEYMLHEDGIKLIKFWFDISKEEQQKRFDDRLGNPLKQWKFSPVDLKGQELWDTNTHYKELMFTDTHTVYSPWVIVDTNDKELARLESLRYVLSQFDYDGKGSTQATLHHDPNVVYKYFRKAKKLDV; encoded by the coding sequence ATGTTTAAACTCAAACATCTGGAAAAAGTCCAAACCCGAAAAGAATTGATCGCTTTGGCAAAGGCGGAAGGGATTAATTTGAAGTCTACTTTAAGGAAATTAGCCTATGAGGAAGAGTTGAAAGAATTACAGGCGGAGTTGGCTTTGTTGTTGCAACACATCATTAAGAATCAGATGCGTGTGGCGGTAATTTTTGAAGGACGGGATGCTGCTGGAAAAGGCGGGTCAATTAAGCGTTTTGTTCAGCACTTGAATCCTCATGCATCAGGAGTAGTGGCATTGACTAAGCCCACCGAAATTGAACGGGGACAATGGTACTTTCAGCGCTATATAGAAGTGTTACCCAATAGGGGAGAAATCAAATTTTTTGATCGAAGCTGGTACAATAGGGCTGTGGTGGAGCCGGTGATGGGCTTTTGTACACCCGAGCAGTATCCGATATTCATGGCAGAGGTTCCAAGTTTTGAATACATGTTGCACGAGGATGGGATCAAACTGATTAAGTTTTGGTTTGATATCAGTAAGGAAGAGCAGCAAAAGAGATTTGATGACCGCCTAGGCAACCCCTTGAAGCAGTGGAAGTTTAGTCCTGTGGATTTAAAAGGGCAGGAGTTGTGGGATACAAATACACATTACAAAGAACTGATGTTTACAGATACACATACTGTATACAGTCCTTGGGTAATTGTGGATACCAATGATAAGGAGTTGGCTAGACTTGAGAGTTTACGCTACGTGCTATCCCAATTTGATTACGATGGAAAAGGAAGCACACAAGCGACCCTTCATCATGATCCAAATGTGGTGTATAAGTATTTCAGGAAAGCTAAAAAACTGGACGTATGA
- the tpiA gene encoding triose-phosphate isomerase — translation MRKKIVAGNWKMNLGFDEGQKLTSEIVNMLKDEEHSGVTAILNPPFVHLYPVKKLIGDTPNLFLGGQNCSDKASGAYTGEIAASMLASFGASYVILGHSERREYFKESNQLLTEKTKQALANGLTPIFCCGEPLDIREAGTHEEYVKNQLTESLFDFSAEEISKLVIAYEPIWAIGTGKTASSNQAQEMHAALRGHFASKYGQEVADNLSILYGGSCNPGNAKEIFSKPDVDGGLIGGASLKSRDFVDIIKSF, via the coding sequence ATGCGTAAGAAAATTGTAGCTGGAAACTGGAAAATGAACCTTGGCTTTGACGAGGGACAAAAACTAACTTCCGAGATTGTTAACATGCTGAAAGATGAGGAACACAGCGGTGTGACTGCCATCTTAAACCCTCCATTTGTTCATTTGTACCCAGTTAAGAAACTCATCGGAGATACACCAAACTTATTTTTGGGAGGACAAAACTGTTCAGATAAAGCCTCAGGAGCTTATACTGGAGAAATTGCAGCTTCCATGCTTGCGTCATTTGGAGCCTCCTATGTGATCTTGGGACACAGCGAGCGCAGAGAATATTTTAAAGAGTCCAATCAATTGCTCACAGAAAAAACTAAACAGGCGTTAGCCAATGGCCTAACTCCTATTTTTTGTTGTGGAGAGCCTTTGGATATCCGTGAAGCAGGCACGCATGAGGAGTATGTGAAAAATCAGTTGACAGAAAGTTTATTTGATTTTTCTGCAGAAGAAATCTCCAAACTAGTCATCGCATACGAACCTATCTGGGCCATCGGAACTGGTAAAACTGCCTCTTCTAATCAAGCACAGGAAATGCATGCTGCCTTAAGAGGTCATTTTGCTTCGAAGTATGGACAGGAAGTTGCCGATAATCTATCTATTCTTTATGGCGGCAGCTGTAATCCGGGCAATGCCAAAGAGATCTTCTCCAAGCCTGATGTGGACGGAGGTTTGATCGGAGGCGCATCTTTGAAATCAAGAGATTTTGTGGATATTATTAAGTCCTTTTAA
- the prmA gene encoding 50S ribosomal protein L11 methyltransferase, translated as MQYLEFKISCAEDFREILIAELSEVGFDSFLETDTGFDAYIPEDQLDRSTYDEVIARYASVADIQVVEGKMAKVNWNEEWEKHYDPIMVENQVYVRASFHEEKPEFPYQILINPKMSFGTGHHATTYSMIAHQLETDHQGKRVLDIGAGTGILAIMAHLLGASEVEAFDIDEWCVENGDENFSLNSMSHVKMGKGTVREVKPQGNYDIVLANINKNVLLDEMEVYGTLVKPAGYLLLSGFYEHDIVDIEASAAKHGLQLLGKKVKDNWTALKLQKL; from the coding sequence ATGCAATACCTTGAATTTAAAATTTCCTGTGCCGAAGATTTTCGTGAAATATTAATTGCGGAACTGTCTGAAGTTGGCTTTGATTCTTTTTTGGAGACTGATACTGGCTTTGACGCTTATATTCCAGAAGATCAATTGGACCGCAGTACCTATGATGAGGTGATTGCTCGCTATGCTTCCGTCGCTGACATTCAGGTAGTCGAAGGAAAAATGGCGAAAGTCAATTGGAATGAGGAGTGGGAAAAGCACTACGATCCGATTATGGTGGAAAATCAGGTATATGTACGTGCTTCCTTCCATGAGGAAAAACCCGAATTCCCTTATCAAATCCTGATCAACCCTAAAATGTCTTTTGGTACAGGACATCATGCGACCACTTATTCCATGATTGCCCATCAGCTGGAAACAGACCACCAAGGCAAACGGGTATTGGATATCGGAGCAGGTACAGGGATTTTGGCAATTATGGCACATCTACTAGGGGCATCTGAGGTGGAAGCTTTTGATATCGATGAGTGGTGTGTAGAGAACGGAGATGAAAACTTCTCCCTCAATAGCATGTCTCATGTGAAGATGGGGAAGGGGACTGTGCGTGAAGTAAAACCTCAAGGAAACTATGACATTGTCTTGGCCAACATCAATAAAAATGTGCTGCTCGACGAAATGGAAGTCTATGGTACACTGGTAAAACCAGCTGGATACCTTTTGCTAAGTGGTTTTTACGAACATGATATTGTAGACATCGAAGCAAGTGCCGCTAAACATGGTTTACAGCTGCTCGGGAAAAAGGTAAAAGATAATTGGACTGCCTTAAAGCTTCAAAAACTATGA
- a CDS encoding regulatory protein RecX, with amino-acid sequence MSYSRKDYGSVPRKKYWTPAEAKVKIAAFCAYQERCQQDVRMRLTERGIHGEEAEELIAVMIEEGFLNEERYAQAFARGKFSLKKWGRIKIRQALKFKKISDRCIQTGMREIDPEEYYHVLKGESEKKWNSLEKFDSFQRKMKVQQYLLGRGFEQDLIQGVLSEIEKLK; translated from the coding sequence ATGTCCTACTCAAGAAAAGATTACGGTTCAGTGCCCAGGAAAAAGTATTGGACACCTGCGGAGGCAAAGGTGAAGATTGCGGCTTTTTGTGCCTATCAAGAGCGCTGTCAGCAGGATGTACGGATGAGATTGACAGAGCGGGGTATTCATGGAGAAGAGGCGGAAGAACTGATTGCTGTCATGATAGAAGAGGGTTTTCTGAATGAAGAGCGCTATGCGCAAGCGTTTGCTAGAGGCAAATTTTCTCTGAAAAAATGGGGTAGGATCAAAATTAGACAAGCGTTGAAGTTTAAGAAGATTTCAGATCGATGCATCCAAACAGGGATGAGAGAAATTGATCCAGAGGAATACTACCATGTGCTTAAGGGAGAAAGTGAGAAAAAATGGAACAGTCTGGAAAAGTTTGACAGCTTTCAACGAAAAATGAAAGTGCAGCAGTATTTGTTGGGAAGAGGCTTTGAACAAGACTTGATTCAGGGAGTATTATCAGAAATTGAAAAGTTAAAATAA
- a CDS encoding polyphosphate kinase 2 family protein: MSKVELSEEDLEVLNTKVGLKHLLASKKVDLGKALQAAKAEIRLREIKAELVKLQLWLIKHEKKLILLFHGGVSIEKSGIIRNILSHNNPRHYRIEVNLPHLSNPETGEWYFKKFVEKLPQPGEMVFWDRSWYNRALIEPIHGLCSAEEYDLFMKQVNGFEQMLVDSGYHLVKFYFTVGKKEQQKRMAEIQHDPLAKWKLLPLDYESYDLWEKYQEYKSAMFEHTDTPYAPWMEIAVEKRQDEIALAAQHLLSLFPYREG, encoded by the coding sequence ATGAGCAAAGTGGAACTGAGTGAAGAAGATTTAGAGGTCTTAAACACCAAAGTAGGATTGAAGCATTTATTGGCTTCCAAAAAAGTAGATCTTGGGAAAGCACTGCAAGCGGCCAAAGCAGAGATTAGGCTAAGAGAAATCAAAGCAGAGCTGGTTAAGCTGCAATTATGGCTGATCAAGCATGAAAAAAAGTTGATCTTATTATTTCATGGAGGCGTTTCCATCGAAAAGAGTGGGATCATCCGAAATATTTTATCTCATAATAATCCCCGACATTATCGCATAGAGGTCAATCTTCCCCATCTTAGCAATCCTGAAACAGGAGAGTGGTATTTCAAAAAATTTGTAGAAAAGCTCCCTCAGCCGGGAGAGATGGTCTTTTGGGATCGCAGCTGGTACAACCGGGCTTTAATTGAGCCTATTCATGGCTTGTGCTCGGCTGAGGAGTATGATTTGTTTATGAAACAAGTGAATGGATTTGAGCAAATGTTGGTAGATTCCGGGTATCATTTGGTGAAATTTTATTTTACTGTTGGTAAGAAAGAACAACAAAAAAGGATGGCCGAAATCCAACATGACCCGTTGGCTAAATGGAAGTTACTGCCCTTGGATTATGAGTCATACGATTTATGGGAAAAATATCAGGAATATAAATCCGCTATGTTTGAACACACCGATACACCGTATGCTCCATGGATGGAAATTGCAGTAGAAAAGCGTCAAGACGAAATTGCCTTAGCTGCGCAGCATCTCCTCTCCTTGTTTCCTTATCGGGAAGGGTGA
- a CDS encoding type II toxin-antitoxin system Phd/YefM family antitoxin, whose translation MIAANYSEFRTGLKNFLDQVEQENEILIIKRKSGKGAVVISLEEYNAIMETLHLLSSKKNADRLYESIEQMKSGKILHPTLES comes from the coding sequence ATGATAGCAGCAAACTATTCCGAATTCAGAACAGGTTTAAAAAATTTTCTTGATCAAGTAGAACAGGAAAATGAGATTTTGATTATCAAACGAAAATCAGGTAAAGGGGCTGTTGTGATCTCTCTTGAAGAGTATAATGCTATCATGGAAACTCTTCATTTATTAAGCTCTAAGAAAAACGCCGATAGATTATATGAATCTATCGAACAAATGAAATCAGGCAAAATCTTACATCCTACCTTAGAAAGCTGA
- a CDS encoding Txe/YoeB family addiction module toxin, with protein MKLAFTLHAWEDYNYWQKINPKMVKKINELIKVILRTPFEGIGKPEPLKHDLAGFWSRRIDQEHRIVYHVDGLEITIISCRFHYDS; from the coding sequence ATGAAACTAGCCTTCACCTTACACGCTTGGGAAGATTATAATTATTGGCAAAAAATAAATCCCAAAATGGTGAAGAAAATAAATGAGTTAATCAAAGTTATTCTTCGAACGCCCTTTGAAGGAATAGGGAAACCTGAACCTTTAAAACATGATTTAGCAGGTTTTTGGTCTAGAAGAATTGATCAAGAACATAGAATTGTCTATCATGTAGATGGCCTTGAGATAACAATCATTTCATGTAGATTTCATTACGATAGTTAA